The genomic DNA AGTCTGCGATTTACGATGCTTGGATGGCGGAACAGCAGGCGGGGGTCCGCAACCTCTTCTTCAGCCTCCGAAAAGAGGTGATTCCATCGTTCAACTGCCCTTCGGATCCCGGCGCGGGAAAAGTAACGACCGACGGCATCGCAGGCAACTACCTGCTCTGCGGTGGCGGTTATGCCTGGGGCAATGAAAACACCGTCACCGATTCCACGGGGAAACGTCCGACGGGAATGTTCTACACCCAATCCTGGATTCGAATGCGGGACGTCATCGACGGAACGTCCAATACGGTGCTGGGAAGCGAAATCATTCTTGTGGACGATCTCGAAGGGACCCCGCCGGCAGGTTGTGGATCTCGAGATATGCGGGGCCTGTATTGGAATCATGTCCACATGGGAAGCTTGGTTCTCACCGCACGTCCCCCAAATTCGACAGCTGGCGATATCATGAGCTGGGGCGGCCGAAGCACGCGGCATGCACCGCTGGCCAGTTGTTCCAACAACGGCGGGATCGTTACGCCTCGCAGCCATCATCCCGGGGGTGTCCAGGTGATGCTTGCCGACGGATCGGTTCGCTTTGTAGCAGAAACCATCGATACCAGCCTGTTTCAATATCTTGGTACCAAGGGGGACGGCGAGGTGATTGGGACGTACTAGCGTCGTTCGAGTCGCTTGATTTCTGTGCATCAAGCGATTCGCAAACCCTTCCCACGTCACGCATTTTCCATCACCGCTC from Rosistilla carotiformis includes the following:
- a CDS encoding DUF1559 domain-containing protein codes for the protein MKQREDRTRNRGFTLVELLVVIAIIGILVGLLLPAVQAAREAARRMQCSNQSKQLALALHNYHDTHRAFPAGLMNTISYWPGDPALGASARGGWFGPILPFVEQSAIYDAWMAEQQAGVRNLFFSLRKEVIPSFNCPSDPGAGKVTTDGIAGNYLLCGGGYAWGNENTVTDSTGKRPTGMFYTQSWIRMRDVIDGTSNTVLGSEIILVDDLEGTPPAGCGSRDMRGLYWNHVHMGSLVLTARPPNSTAGDIMSWGGRSTRHAPLASCSNNGGIVTPRSHHPGGVQVMLADGSVRFVAETIDTSLFQYLGTKGDGEVIGTY